In Indicator indicator isolate 239-I01 chromosome 16, UM_Iind_1.1, whole genome shotgun sequence, one genomic interval encodes:
- the UACA gene encoding uveal autoantigen with coiled-coil domains and ankyrin repeats, producing MKSLKSRLKKHEANDWNKYDDRLMKAAERGDVEKVSSILAKKGVSPTKLDVEGRSAFHVVASKGNLDCLNTFLIHGADITATDAAGRNALHLAAKYGHALCLQKLLQYNCPTENVDLQGRTALHDAAMSDCSSSIQLLCDHGASVNSKDGDGRTPLVLATQMCRPTVCQLLIDRGADVNARDKQNRTALMLGCEYGCKDAVEVLLRNGADVSLTDGLGHDCAYYARIGDNIDILALIKAALEDSSKARGSMKRGQPEQKVTNMSQKWNRLHAQEEVNVKLYQKDHNAQELELENQDLKDRMREVQEEQRMLLDRISELQLQLNEEQMFADDLENEKDELKKILTTKEKQQEESLRTIEALKAKLKYYEVDLMGSGSNFGNRKEDLLLKQGQVFAVESQVINILPLEGIPRHLQSRSMLRPLQLSLPTQSSTSEKETLKKELDNMRTCYGAAKEEISKLQRELSHKVSECKALASECERTKAESDGQIKQLEDALKDVQKRMFDSEGKVKQMQTHFLALKDHLTSEAAAGNSKLTEELKDQLKEMKTKYEGASAEVGKLRNQIKQNELLVAEFKRDEGRLVEENKRLQKELVKSEMERDKRGRNVVELEGQLKEAAAKLACSVASEEFEGMKSSLSNEVNEKARQLAEVEGECEKLQAEILLLKRESESQRAKLARHIKPEEHEQMRSGFEQKNEELGKTISELSQKQQALQKELERSQVDNKMLKQQIQMLKTEIKSQNVPLKIHEELKKTNDEAVGDLTKKLFDITKKYNESKAEAEKLLVEKNNLNETISHLQAVYLSPEQHKKEMEALKSDGMELEKQLAELQKKYGEEQAKVGKLLSENAAMREAVREQYVLAATHEEVKAVLNNTLEKSNRELSELKGKAEEIKQEFLRVNEENGTLKNQVRLLENQLRTEFISVKDHESTVAALKKSLQELQENNAALTAECKRGQEEVLQLHGEIEAQKKELDTIQECIKSKYAPLASFEDREQSFEATVKALKAQLQEQAQKCRESQEENQKLKVENEKLRKGVLSIQNDLQQNYVLAERSREVEKMFASKMEELNKQLRELLQKYTGDTEERPELQEGTELPLQAQQLSAEQIEALKKTLGCTVEELKEALRSKKECYEKETLKVGELQQELSGLKKSSVPLVEYTQMKEKLEQEIAAIKTSLREKEEESQVKTEEILKLQSEIQLTRQALAELESKEVIELSEYNSMKSSLEAQLSSIAENLAGMNKKYEEACEEALQARRSELSLKDEKELLQLRSCSIEQEIKDQKERCDKSLTTIIDLQKRIQESAKQVEAKDNKITELLNDVERLKQALNGLSQLTYTTGIPSKRQNQQVEMLQNQVKTLQQQLADAKRQHQEVVSVYRTHLLSAVQGHMDEDVQAALLQIIRMRQGLVC from the exons ATGAAGAGCCTCAAGTCTCGCTTGAAGAAGCACGAAGCG aatg actgGAACAAATATGATGACAGGTtgatgaaagcagcagaaagagggGATGTGGAGAAGGTTTCATCCATCCTTGCCAAGAAAGGAGTCAGTCCTACCAAACTGGATGTGGAAGGGAGGTCTGC ATTCCATGTTGTGGCCTCAAAGGGAAACCTGGATTGCTTGAACACCTTCCTGATTCATGGAGCTGATATCACAGCCACTGATGCTGCAG GCAGGAACGCCTTGCACCTAGCTGCGAAATATGGACATGCTTTGtgtctgcagaagctgctgcag TACAACTGTCCAACAGAGAATGTGGATCTTCAAGGAAGAACTGCTCTTCATGATGCAG CTATGTCAGACTGTTCCTCCAGCATACAACTGCTCTGCGATCATGGGGCCTCAGTGAACTCAAAAGATGGA gatgggaggacaccactagtgcTGGCCACTCAGATGTGTCGTCCCACAGTTTGTCAGCTTCTGATAGACAGAGGAGCAGATGTTAATGCcagagacaaacaaaacag gacTGCCTTAATGCTAGGCTGTGAATATGGCTGCAAGGATGCAGTAGAAGTGTTGCTCAGGAATGGTGCTGATGTTAGCTTGACTGATGGCCTTGGTCATGACTGTGCTTACTATGCCCGAATTGGTGACAATATTGACATTTTGGCTTTAATAAAAGCTGCCCTTGAGGATTCCAGCAAAG CAAGAGGCAGCATGAAGAGAGGGCAGCCTGAACAAAAG GTTACTAATATGTCACAGAAGTGGAACCGGCTGCATGCGCAGGAGGAGGTGAATGTCAAGCTGTATCAGAAGGATCATAATGCTCAG GAATTGGAGTTAGAAAATCAAGATTTGAAAGACCGGATGAGAGAAGTGCAAGAGGAGCAAAGGATGCTGCTGGATAGAATCagtgagctgcagctccagctcaaTGAG GAGCAAATGTTTGCAGATGATCTTGAGAATGAG aaGGATGAGTTGAAGAAAATCCTAACCACCAAGGAGaaacagcaggaggaaagcTTAAGAACTATCGAAGCTCTCAAAGCTAAACTCAAATATTACGAA GTTGACTTGATGGGATCTGGAAGTAACTTTGGTAACA GAAAAGAAGATTTGCTGCTtaaacaaggccaagtgtttGCAGTGGAGTCTCAGGTAATCAATATTCTGCCACTGGAGGGAATTCCAAGACA CCTGCAGTCTAGGTCTATGCTGAGacccctgcagctctccctgcccacccAATCATCCACATCAGAAAAGGAAACTTTAAAGAAGGAGCTTGACAACATGAGGACCTGCTATGGTGCAGCAAAGGAGGAAATCAGCAAACTGCAGAGAGAGCTGTCTCACAAGGTGTCAGAGTGTAAAGCTCTGGCATCAGAGTGTGAAAGAACCAAGGCAGAATCTGATGGACAGATAAAACAACTGGAAGATGCTTTAAAGGATGTGCAGAAAAGAATGTTTGACTCTGAAGGCAAAGTTAAGCAAATGCAGACCCACTTTCTGGCTCTGAAGGATCACCTGACGAGcgaagctgctgcagggaacagTAAGTTAACAGAGGAGCTGAAGGATCagttgaaagaaatgaaaaccaagTACGAAGGAGCCTCTGCTGAGGTGGGAAAACTAAGGAACCAGATTAAGCAGAATGAATTGCTGGTGGCAGAATTCAAGAGAGATGAAGGAAGGCTggtggaggaaaacaaaaggttGCAGAAGGAGCTTGTGAAGTCGGAGATGGAGCGAGATAAAAGGGGAAGGAACGTGGTGGAGCTGGAAGGGCagctgaaagaagcagcagcaaagttaGCCTGCTCTGTAGCTTCAGAGGAGTTTGAAGGCATGAAGAGCTCGTTGTCAAACGAGGTGAATGAGAAAGcaaggcagctggcagaggtggAAGGAGAGTGTGAAAAACTGCAGGCAGAGATCCTGCTTTTAAAGAGGGAATCTGAGAGTCAGAGAGCCAAGCTTGCTCGGCACATCAAGCCAGAGGAGCACGAGCAGATGAGGAGTGGGTTTGAACAGAAGAATGAAGAGCTCGGGAAGACCATCTCTGAATTATCTCAgaagcagcaggctctgcagaaggagctTGAAAGATCACAGGTGGATAACAAGATGCTGAAGCAGCAAATCCAGATGctaaaaactgaaataaaaagccaGAATGTGCCTTTAAAAATTCATGAGGAGCTGAAGAAGACAAACGATGAGGCTGTTGGTGACCTGACCAAGAAGCTTTTTGACATAACAAAGAAGTACAAcgaaagcaaagcagaggctgagaagcTGCTGGTGGAGAAGAACAACTTAAATGAGACTATCAGCCACTTGCAAGCTGTGTACCTGTCACCTGAGCAGcacaaaaaagaaatggaagctTTAAAATCGGATGGTATGGAGCTTGAAAAGCAGCTTGCTGAGCTCCAGAAAAAATATGGTGAGGAGCAAGCAAAAGTGGGCAAATTGCTGTCTGAAAATGCAGCCATGAGAGAGGCTGTCCGGGAGCAGTACGTGCTGGCTGCCACCCACGAGGAGGTTAAAGCAGTCCTGAACAACACcttggaaaagagcaacagGGAGCTGTCAGAGCTGAAGGGAAAAGCTGAAGAGATAAAGCAAGAATTCCTGAGGGTCAACGAGGAAAATGGGACTCTGAAAAATCAGGTGAGGCTCCTGGAGAATCAGCTGCGAACGGAGTTTATAAGTGTGAAAGATCATGAGAGCACCGTGGCTGCCTTAAAGAAGAGCCTGCAGGAACTTCAGGAGAACAATGCTGCCCTGACAGCTGAGTGCAAGAGGGGTCAGGAAGAGGTTTTGCAGTTGCATGGAGAAATTGAAGCCCAGAAGAAGGAACTCGACACGATTCAAGAATGCATTAAGTCAAAATACGCCCCGCTTGCCTCCTTTGAAGACAGAGAACAAAGCTTTGAGGCCACGGTGAAAGCACTGAAAGCACAATTGCAGGAACAGGCACAGAAGTGcagagagagccaggaggaaaaCCAGAAGTTGAAAGTGGAGAATGAAAAGCTCAGGAAGGGTGTTCTGTCCATCCAAAACGACTTGCAGCAGAACTACGTCCTCGCTGAGAGGTCCCGTGAGGTGGAAAAGATGTTTGCAAGCAAAATGGAGGAGCTGAACAAGCAACTGAGAGAACTGCTGCAGAAATACACAGGTGACACAGAGGAGAGACCTGAGCTCCAAGAGGGCactgagctgcctctgcaggctcagcagctttcagcagagCAAATTGAAGCCTTGAAGAAGACTCTTGGTTGCACTGTAGAAGAGCTGAAGGAAGCCCTCAGGAGTAAGAAGGAATGTTATGAGAAAGAAACACTGAAAGTAGGAGAACTGCAGCAGGAATTGTCAGGTCTGAAGAAGTCTTCAGTGCCCTTGGTGGAATACACACAAATGAAGGAAAAGCTTGAACAGGAGATTGCAGCCATCAAAACCAGcttgagggaaaaggaagaggaaagccaAGTTAAAACTGAGGAAATCTTGAAGCTGCAGTCTGAGATTCAGCTTACTCGACAAGCTttagcagagctggagagcaaaGAAGTGATTGAGCTGTCTGAATACAATTCCATGAAGAGTTCTCTGGAGGCCCAGCTTAGTAGCATAGCTGAGAACCTGGCAGGGATGAACAAGAAGTATGAGGAAGCATGTGAGGAGGCTTTGCAAGCTAGGAGGAGTGAGCTTTCCTTGAAGGATGAGAAGGAGCTGCTTCAGTTAAGGAGCTGCAGCATCGAGCAGGAAATTAAAGACCAGAAGGAAAGGTGTGATAAATCCCTGACCACAATCATTGACTTGCAGAAGAGAATTCAGGAGTCTGCAAAGCAGGTGGAAGCCAAGGATAACAAG ataacagagctgctgaatgaTGTCGAGAGGTTGAAACAAGCTCTGAATGGCTTGTCCCAGCTTACCTACACCACTGGGATCCCCTCCAAGAGGCAGAACCAGCAGGTTGAAATGCTCCAGAACCAAGTGAaaactctgcagcagcagctggct GATGCTAAAAGGCAGCACCAAGAGGTCGTTTCGGTTTATCGGACACATCTTCTTAGTGCTGTACAG